One Myxococcales bacterium genomic region harbors:
- a CDS encoding TlpA family protein disulfide reductase — MRASRLVAVVFALSGLAACTPPMPISYRGSSLSPDASGPKALPRVKRAAIDGREVDTDTLRGKVVVVKFFAKFCEPCKKTLPFVEAFAKSHPEVAVVGVSEDESDADVKELVAQYGLTFPVVQDGGHAVSGRFRVGELPMVFVADGQGKIRWVGGPLHTEEAFDNAVAASAKGP, encoded by the coding sequence ATGCGCGCCTCTCGCCTCGTGGCCGTCGTCTTTGCGCTCTCGGGCCTCGCTGCCTGCACGCCTCCCATGCCCATCTCGTACCGGGGGAGCTCGCTCTCGCCCGACGCGAGCGGCCCGAAGGCGCTCCCACGCGTGAAACGCGCTGCCATCGACGGGCGCGAGGTCGACACCGACACGCTCCGCGGCAAGGTCGTCGTGGTGAAGTTCTTCGCCAAGTTCTGCGAGCCCTGCAAAAAGACGCTCCCGTTCGTCGAGGCGTTCGCCAAGTCCCACCCCGAGGTGGCCGTCGTGGGCGTCTCCGAGGACGAGTCCGACGCCGACGTGAAAGAGCTCGTCGCGCAGTACGGGCTCACGTTCCCGGTCGTTCAAGACGGAGGCCACGCGGTCTCGGGCCGCTTTCGGGTGGGCGAGCTGCCCATGGTGTTCGTGGCCGACGGGCAGGGCAAGATCCGCTGGGTGGGCGGCCCGCTCCACACCGAAGAGGCGTTCGACAACGCCGTGGCGGCCTCGGCCAAGGGGCCCTGA
- a CDS encoding M4 family metallopeptidase — MKRAVLGLGMVGLSVLGVACSGGTEAPPPLEVGAQDLAARLEAATGVQWQVGVGAKGAEALVPRAPVRLSPGSADEQAKAFVRAYGKDLHLGSAGVKVEPRAATADGVDYVRLAQTLPGTEIVVFDAVTTMSFDAEGRVEAILPSFSEGTEGLGTTPTLSAAAAQEVAKQVWSKTCEGPVKEVVASEPVLGAATNQGGLRLAYRLQVGGLETDCAAAQFDIDAATGSVLAVSGTRGAEDVAGGVRFARGLDPNDKKKLIVTGALGLNTMVSPSVPIVTCSSYGGLGVALTSSSPGQWDDGKGAAVDGYFYAMESLRFFREGLGRNGLDDRGLGVRIVVHDNSAANDFGRNACFRNTGKGLFLPLGFLGGSVVLPEVHIGDGSADRLPYSAGYDLLAHELGHGIVAYSSKLLYQGESGAIDESFADVVGVSAREWSRLPGHPVSLRLGEKLVIGGMGAVRNMEEPGEFLDPDHASRMFRCDSGEAPSKKNDMCWVHVNSGIGNKAFALMVKGGKHMRYGIPKATSWESARKIWYRAVSHLPPKATYLQAAEAQVNEARRFGTDAFLATACAWIAVGVLPEGRIVGGKQVCQETLELGKSTPPRGCAGIEEGYACHESAPYAAYVCRKGAIAGGINCRSTSQRCRPLSPSDPRATVGTNGELVCDEP; from the coding sequence TGGAGGCTGCGACCGGCGTGCAGTGGCAGGTCGGCGTGGGTGCGAAGGGCGCCGAGGCGCTCGTGCCCAGAGCGCCCGTGCGCCTCTCGCCGGGCTCTGCAGACGAGCAAGCCAAGGCGTTCGTCAGGGCCTACGGGAAGGACCTCCACCTCGGGAGCGCGGGCGTGAAGGTCGAGCCCCGCGCAGCCACGGCCGACGGGGTCGACTACGTACGCCTCGCGCAGACCCTCCCAGGAACGGAGATCGTGGTCTTCGACGCAGTGACGACGATGTCGTTCGATGCCGAGGGCCGGGTCGAGGCGATCCTCCCGAGCTTCAGCGAAGGGACGGAAGGTCTCGGCACCACGCCGACGCTCTCCGCGGCCGCCGCGCAAGAAGTCGCCAAGCAGGTTTGGTCGAAGACGTGCGAAGGGCCCGTGAAGGAGGTCGTCGCCTCCGAGCCGGTGCTCGGCGCCGCAACGAACCAGGGAGGCCTCCGACTCGCGTACCGCCTACAGGTCGGCGGCCTCGAAACGGACTGCGCCGCGGCTCAGTTCGACATCGACGCCGCGACGGGCTCGGTGCTCGCGGTCTCTGGTACGCGAGGCGCCGAGGACGTCGCTGGCGGGGTGCGTTTCGCCCGTGGTCTCGATCCGAACGACAAGAAGAAGCTCATCGTGACGGGCGCGCTCGGGCTGAACACGATGGTATCCCCGTCGGTGCCCATCGTGACTTGCTCGAGCTACGGAGGTCTCGGAGTGGCGTTGACGTCGAGCTCTCCCGGTCAGTGGGACGACGGCAAGGGAGCGGCGGTCGACGGCTACTTCTACGCGATGGAGTCGCTCCGATTCTTCCGTGAGGGGCTCGGGCGAAACGGTCTTGACGATCGCGGCCTCGGCGTTCGAATCGTCGTTCACGACAACAGCGCGGCCAACGACTTCGGGCGAAACGCGTGTTTTCGAAACACCGGAAAAGGGCTCTTCCTCCCGCTTGGCTTTCTGGGTGGGTCGGTCGTGCTCCCCGAGGTTCACATTGGCGACGGCAGCGCCGATAGGCTCCCGTACTCCGCAGGGTACGACCTGCTCGCGCACGAGCTCGGCCATGGGATCGTCGCGTACTCGTCGAAGCTCCTCTACCAAGGAGAGTCGGGGGCGATCGACGAGTCGTTCGCAGACGTCGTCGGCGTGTCGGCGCGCGAATGGTCTCGCCTCCCGGGGCATCCCGTGAGCCTGCGGCTCGGGGAGAAGCTCGTGATCGGGGGAATGGGCGCCGTGCGAAACATGGAAGAGCCGGGCGAATTCTTGGACCCCGACCATGCCTCTCGCATGTTCCGGTGTGATTCGGGAGAGGCGCCTTCGAAGAAGAACGATATGTGCTGGGTCCACGTCAACTCGGGAATCGGCAACAAGGCATTCGCCCTCATGGTCAAGGGCGGAAAACATATGCGCTACGGGATCCCGAAGGCGACTTCATGGGAATCCGCGCGAAAGATTTGGTACCGCGCGGTTTCGCACCTTCCTCCGAAAGCCACCTACCTTCAGGCGGCCGAGGCTCAGGTCAACGAGGCGCGAAGGTTCGGAACGGACGCCTTCCTCGCCACCGCGTGCGCATGGATCGCCGTGGGCGTGCTGCCCGAGGGCCGTATCGTTGGTGGGAAGCAGGTTTGCCAAGAGACCCTCGAGCTCGGTAAGTCGACTCCGCCCCGGGGCTGCGCGGGCATCGAAGAGGGCTACGCTTGCCACGAATCGGCTCCGTACGCGGCGTATGTCTGCCGCAAAGGAGCCATCGCCGGAGGAATCAACTGCAGAAGTACGAGCCAGCGCTGCCGCCCTCTTTCGCCCTCGGACCCTCGCGCAACCGTAGGCACGAACGGGGAGCTCGTATGCGACGAGCCGTGA